TGCTCGTCTCCTTTTCGCGCGAAGGAATGAAGCCGAGCTGTGCGAGGCGGCGATGGTAAGCGGCATGAGTTCGCTTGCGCAGAGTGTCGTCGGAATGGCTCGCAAGCAGTGCATCGAGCGCGGTGGTGAGGAACACCAACTGGCGGGCCGGATCGGTCCCGCCGGGACGGTCGGCATGATCGTTGTCGCGGTTCCAGGCGGCGACCAGATGGTCGCGAATGACCACGCTCACGCTGGTCTCGCGGAGGTTAGACTGCTCCAGAATCCAGTCCGCGATCAGCGGCGGGACGTAGGTCTGGAGGACCCTGTAACGTTGCATCTTTCCAAGCTCCTTGTGCTGAAGAAGCCTGGTTCGACCTGCGGAAGGTGAGGATCACAGTAATTCACGGTAGGGGTGTAGGAAAACAAAAAGTTCCCTATTTATTCCAATATCTTAGGTTAAGGTGATTTGTCTCCTATTTGCGAATCCAATTCGCGATTTGCGGTCAAATCGGTCGGTGCACACGCCAAATTTGCGCAGCAACTGATTGAGAACATTGATGGAACATTGGCGGCCCCGCTGCGTACGGTGTCCACCCATCGAAATATCCTCGCCTCATTACTGTCATGGGAACTTGATTTAACTTGCATGGCGGTTTTGAAAGGCAGGACGAAATCTAAAAAAAATGGCAGCAAAGCGTATACCGATTCGACGCTATTAGGGATGCCGCTATTTCATGTGAATGGTTTATTGGCAGTCTTACTAGCCAGTTACCGTAAACAGCGAAAAGTGGTTGCCATGTACAAATGGGATCCCATGCGCGCGGTTGAGCTGGTTGAACGCGAGAAAATAATCAGCTTTGTCGGCACTCCGGCCATGACGGGAGATATCATGCTGGCTGCCCAAGACACTGGTCATGATGTCGGAAGTTTGTTGGCCGTTGGCGGGGGCGGTGCTGCGCGCGCTGAATCGCAGGTCAAGGGCCTTGATGACACATTCAAAAATGCTAAGCCTGGTACCGCCTGGGGTATGACCGAGACCAATTCCATCGGCACATCTATCGTAGGCGATGATTATCTGAGCAGGCCATCGAGTTCCGGTCGCGTCAGCGCGGTTCTTGAATTGGGGGTGGTTGATGATGGCGGAAATTTTCTTCCATCAGGAGAGCGCGGAGAATTATTGATCCGAGGCACTTCAGTTATTCACAAATATTGGGAACGCCCAGACTCCATTGATGATTTTCTAGAAGATGGTTGGTTCCGAACTGGAGATATCGCATATATTGATAAAGAGGGCTTCTTGTATGTCGTCGACCGACTGAAACAGATCATAATTCGCGGTGGCGAAAACATTGGTTGTAGCGAAGTAGAGTCAGCTTTGGCAGGTTATCCGTCTATCATTGAAGCGTGTGTTTATGGTGTGCCTGATGAGAGGCTCGGCGAAGAAGTTGCGGCCACGATATACGCTGACAATCAGGTAGATGTTGCGGCATTGCAAGAAAGTTTGAAAAGCAAGCTCGCCAATTTCAAGATCCCGAAATATGTCCGGATTTCGGAGACCCCTCTGGCCAGAATTGCATCTGGAAAAATCGACAAGAAATCGATCCAGAAAGAGCATGTTCTCGAATTGGATACCAAAAAGACTTAGGACAATACCAGAGCTCTCAACACGAAAGCGGAAATCTGGCACCATACTCTATTGCACTTGACAGCGCACTAAACCTTTCTGCGATAATGAGGCGTATGGCACCCAGTTATTATGGCTGCACAATATGCTGCCTATTGTCG
The Sphingopyxis macrogoltabida genome window above contains:
- a CDS encoding class I adenylate-forming enzyme family protein translates to MSTHRNILASLLSWELDLTCMAVLKGRTKSKKNGSKAYTDSTLLGMPLFHVNGLLAVLLASYRKQRKVVAMYKWDPMRAVELVEREKIISFVGTPAMTGDIMLAAQDTGHDVGSLLAVGGGGAARAESQVKGLDDTFKNAKPGTAWGMTETNSIGTSIVGDDYLSRPSSSGRVSAVLELGVVDDGGNFLPSGERGELLIRGTSVIHKYWERPDSIDDFLEDGWFRTGDIAYIDKEGFLYVVDRLKQIIIRGGENIGCSEVESALAGYPSIIEACVYGVPDERLGEEVAATIYADNQVDVAALQESLKSKLANFKIPKYVRISETPLARIASGKIDKKSIQKEHVLELDTKKT